A single window of Pectobacterium parmentieri DNA harbors:
- the aceE gene encoding pyruvate dehydrogenase (acetyl-transferring), homodimeric type, producing MSDRLNNDVDPIETRDWLQAIESVIREEGVERAQFLIDQVLSEARKGGVSVAAGLAARQYVNTIAVEDEPEYPGDLDLESRIRSAIRWNAIMTVSRASKKDLDLGGHMASFQSSATFYEVCFNHFFRARNAQDGGDLVYFQGHISPGVYARAFLEGRLTEDQMNNFRQEVHGNGLSSYPHPKLMPEFWQFPTVSMGLGPIGSIYQAKFLKYLEHRGLKDTSKQTVYAFLGDGEMDEPESKGAITIATREKLDNLVFVINCNLQRLDGPVTGNGKIINELEGIFSGAGWDVIKVIWGGRWDELLRKDTSGKLIQLMNETVDGDYQTFKSKNGAYVREHFFGKYPETAALVKDWTDDQIWALNRGGHDPKKVYAALKKAQETKGKPTVILAHTIKGYGMGDAAEGKNIAHQVKKINMDGVRYFRDRFNVPVSDENIEKLPYITFDKDSAEYKYLHERRQALEGYLPTRQPKFSEKLELPTLEDFRTLLEEQNKEISTTIAFVRALNVMLKNPSIKDRLVPIIADEARTFGMEGLFRQIGIYSPNGQQYTPQDREQVAYYKEDEKGQILQEGINELGAGSSWLAAATSYSTNDLPMIPFYIYYSMFGFQRIGDLCWAAGDQQARGFLVGGTSGRTTLNGEGLQHEDGHSHIQSLTIPNCISYDPSYAYEVAVIMHDGLNRMYGEAQENIYYYITTLNENYHMPAMPQGAEEGIRKGIYKLETVDGNKGKVQLLGSGSILRHVREAAQILAKDYGIGSDVFSVTSFTELAREGQDCERWNMLHPTEAPRVPYVAQVLSDAPAVASTDYMKLFAEQIRNFIPASDYRVLGTDGFGRSDSRENLRHHFEVDASYVVVAALGELAKRGEIDKKVVADAITKFNIDADKVNPRLA from the coding sequence ATGTCAGATCGTTTAAATAATGACGTGGATCCGATCGAAACCCGCGACTGGCTGCAGGCGATCGAATCGGTCATCCGTGAAGAGGGTGTTGAGCGCGCTCAGTTCCTGATAGATCAGGTCCTGAGTGAAGCACGTAAAGGCGGCGTCAGTGTTGCTGCTGGTCTGGCTGCGCGTCAATACGTCAACACCATCGCTGTGGAAGACGAACCGGAATACCCAGGTGACCTGGATCTGGAAAGCCGTATTCGCTCAGCGATTCGCTGGAACGCAATAATGACAGTGTCGCGTGCCTCGAAAAAAGATCTGGATCTGGGCGGCCACATGGCTTCTTTCCAGTCTTCCGCCACATTCTACGAAGTGTGTTTCAACCACTTCTTCCGTGCTCGCAATGCGCAGGACGGCGGCGACCTGGTGTACTTCCAGGGCCATATTTCTCCGGGCGTTTACGCTCGTGCCTTCCTTGAAGGCCGTCTGACTGAAGATCAGATGAACAACTTCCGCCAGGAAGTTCACGGTAACGGTCTGTCTTCTTATCCGCATCCTAAATTGATGCCGGAATTCTGGCAGTTCCCGACTGTTTCTATGGGGCTGGGCCCGATTGGCTCGATCTACCAAGCTAAGTTCCTGAAATATCTGGAACACCGTGGCCTGAAAGATACCTCTAAGCAAACCGTTTATGCCTTCCTGGGCGACGGTGAAATGGACGAACCAGAATCCAAAGGTGCGATCACCATCGCGACCCGTGAAAAACTGGACAACCTGGTCTTCGTTATCAACTGTAACCTGCAACGTCTGGATGGCCCAGTAACCGGTAATGGCAAGATCATTAACGAACTGGAAGGTATTTTCAGTGGTGCTGGCTGGGATGTTATCAAGGTTATCTGGGGCGGACGTTGGGACGAACTGCTGCGTAAAGATACCAGCGGTAAACTGATCCAACTGATGAACGAAACCGTTGACGGTGACTACCAGACGTTCAAATCCAAAAACGGTGCCTATGTGCGTGAGCACTTCTTCGGTAAATATCCGGAGACGGCTGCACTGGTTAAAGACTGGACCGACGATCAAATTTGGGCACTGAACCGTGGTGGTCACGATCCGAAGAAAGTCTACGCTGCACTGAAAAAAGCACAGGAAACCAAGGGCAAACCAACCGTTATCCTGGCGCATACCATTAAAGGTTATGGTATGGGCGACGCGGCTGAAGGTAAAAACATCGCTCACCAGGTTAAGAAAATTAACATGGACGGCGTGCGTTACTTCCGCGATCGTTTCAACGTGCCAGTTAGCGATGAAAATATCGAGAAACTGCCGTACATCACCTTTGATAAAGATTCCGCAGAGTACAAATACCTGCATGAGCGTCGTCAGGCACTGGAAGGCTACCTGCCAACCCGTCAGCCTAAATTCAGCGAAAAGCTGGAACTGCCAACGCTGGAAGATTTCCGCACGCTGCTGGAAGAGCAGAATAAAGAAATCTCCACCACAATCGCTTTCGTTCGTGCTCTGAACGTGATGCTGAAGAACCCGTCTATCAAAGATCGTCTGGTTCCGATCATTGCCGACGAAGCGCGTACTTTCGGTATGGAAGGTCTGTTCCGTCAGATCGGTATTTACAGCCCGAATGGCCAGCAGTACACCCCGCAGGACCGTGAGCAGGTTGCTTACTACAAAGAAGACGAAAAAGGCCAGATCCTGCAAGAAGGGATCAACGAACTGGGCGCAGGTTCTTCCTGGCTGGCGGCGGCAACGTCTTACAGCACCAACGATCTGCCGATGATCCCGTTCTACATCTACTACTCCATGTTCGGTTTCCAGCGTATCGGCGATCTGTGCTGGGCAGCGGGTGACCAACAGGCGCGTGGCTTCCTGGTCGGTGGTACTTCTGGTCGTACTACGCTGAACGGTGAAGGTCTGCAACACGAAGATGGCCATAGCCATATTCAGTCTCTGACTATCCCGAACTGTATTTCTTACGATCCGTCCTACGCTTATGAAGTGGCTGTCATCATGCATGACGGTCTGAACCGTATGTACGGCGAAGCGCAAGAAAACATTTACTACTACATCACCACGCTGAACGAAAACTACCACATGCCTGCGATGCCGCAGGGTGCGGAAGAAGGTATCCGTAAGGGTATCTATAAGCTGGAAACGGTTGATGGTAACAAAGGTAAAGTTCAGTTGCTGGGTTCTGGTTCTATCCTGCGTCACGTGCGTGAAGCGGCTCAGATTCTGGCGAAAGACTACGGCATTGGTTCTGACGTATTCAGCGTAACCTCCTTCACTGAACTGGCACGCGAAGGCCAGGATTGTGAGCGTTGGAATATGCTGCATCCAACCGAAGCGCCGCGTGTACCTTACGTGGCTCAAGTACTGAGCGATGCGCCAGCGGTTGCATCTACTGACTACATGAAGCTGTTTGCTGAGCAAATCCGTAACTTCATCCCGGCTAGCGATTACCGCGTACTGGGTACTGACGGTTTCGGTCGTTCTGACAGCCGTGAAAACCTGCGCCACCACTTCGAAGTGGATGCGTCTTACGTCGTGGTTGCGGCTCTGGGTGAACTGGCTAAACGCGGTGAAATCGATAAGAAAGTGGTTGCTGATGCCATCACTAAATTCAACATCGATGCAGATAAAGTTAACCCGCGTCTGGCATAA
- the aceF gene encoding pyruvate dehydrogenase complex dihydrolipoyllysine-residue acetyltransferase, translating into MAIEINVPDIGADEVEVTEVLVKVGDKVEAEQSLITVEGDKASMEVPSPQAGVIKEIKVSVGDKVETGKLIMIFDSADGAVDAAPAKAEEKKEAAPAAAPVASAAKEVNVPDIGGDEVEVTEVLVKVGDTVAAEQSLITVEGDKASMEVPAPFAGTVKEIKISTGDKVSTGSLIMVFEVAGSAPAASAAKAESAPAPAASAAKEVNVPDIGGDEVEVTEVMVKVGDKIAAEQSLITVEGDKASMEVPAPFAGTVKEIKISTGDKVKTGSLIMVFEVEGAAPAAAPAAKQEAVAAPAPAAKPAAPAAKAEGKSDFAENDAYVHATPVIRRLAREFGVNLAKVKGSGRKGRILREDVQAYVKDAVKRAESAPVAAAGGGLPGMLPWPKVDFSKFGEIEEVELGRIQKISGANLSRNWVMIPHVTHFDKTDITELEAFRKQQNVEAEKRRLDVKITPVVFIMKAVAAALEQMPRFNSSLSEDAQRLTLKKYINIGVAVDTPNGLVVPVFKDVNKKGIVELSRELMAISKKARDGKLTAGEMQGGCFTISSLGGIGTTHFAPIVNAPEVAILGVSKSAMEPVWNGKEFTPRLMMPMSLSFDHRVIDGADGARFITIINNTLSDIRRLVM; encoded by the coding sequence ATGGCTATCGAAATCAACGTACCGGACATCGGTGCAGATGAAGTTGAAGTCACCGAAGTGCTGGTGAAGGTGGGCGACAAAGTTGAAGCTGAACAGTCGCTGATCACGGTTGAAGGTGATAAGGCTTCTATGGAAGTCCCTTCTCCGCAGGCTGGTGTCATTAAAGAGATTAAAGTCTCTGTTGGTGACAAAGTTGAAACTGGCAAACTGATCATGATTTTCGATTCCGCCGACGGTGCAGTTGACGCTGCACCTGCCAAGGCAGAAGAGAAGAAAGAAGCCGCTCCGGCTGCTGCACCAGTGGCCTCCGCAGCGAAAGAAGTCAACGTGCCGGATATCGGCGGTGACGAAGTCGAAGTGACCGAAGTGCTGGTTAAAGTGGGCGACACCGTTGCTGCTGAACAATCTCTGATCACTGTAGAAGGCGACAAGGCTTCTATGGAAGTTCCGGCACCTTTCGCGGGTACGGTTAAAGAGATCAAAATCAGCACTGGCGACAAAGTCTCCACTGGTTCTTTGATCATGGTCTTCGAAGTGGCTGGCAGTGCGCCTGCAGCCTCTGCAGCGAAAGCTGAATCGGCACCTGCTCCAGCAGCCTCTGCGGCGAAAGAAGTCAACGTACCGGATATCGGCGGCGACGAAGTTGAAGTGACGGAAGTGATGGTTAAAGTTGGCGATAAAATCGCGGCTGAGCAATCACTGATCACCGTTGAAGGCGACAAGGCTTCGATGGAAGTCCCTGCGCCGTTCGCAGGTACGGTTAAAGAAATCAAAATCAGCACCGGTGACAAAGTTAAAACCGGTTCACTGATTATGGTCTTCGAAGTAGAAGGTGCTGCGCCTGCTGCGGCTCCGGCTGCCAAGCAAGAAGCGGTTGCTGCACCAGCTCCGGCGGCAAAACCTGCCGCACCGGCAGCGAAGGCTGAAGGCAAGAGCGATTTCGCAGAGAATGACGCTTACGTTCACGCGACGCCGGTTATCCGTCGTCTGGCACGTGAATTCGGCGTAAATCTGGCGAAAGTGAAGGGTTCTGGTCGTAAAGGCCGTATCCTGCGCGAAGACGTTCAGGCTTATGTGAAAGATGCCGTGAAACGCGCTGAGTCTGCACCAGTAGCTGCCGCTGGCGGCGGTCTGCCAGGCATGCTGCCATGGCCGAAAGTCGATTTCAGCAAGTTTGGTGAAATTGAAGAAGTCGAATTGGGTCGTATCCAGAAAATTTCTGGTGCTAACCTGAGCCGTAACTGGGTGATGATCCCGCACGTTACGCACTTCGATAAAACCGACATCACTGAACTGGAAGCGTTCCGCAAACAGCAGAACGTGGAAGCTGAGAAGCGTAGACTGGACGTGAAGATCACCCCAGTTGTCTTCATCATGAAAGCCGTTGCTGCTGCCCTTGAGCAAATGCCACGTTTCAACAGTTCACTGTCTGAAGATGCTCAACGTCTGACGCTGAAGAAATACATCAACATCGGTGTTGCGGTTGATACGCCGAATGGTCTGGTGGTTCCTGTGTTCAAAGACGTGAACAAGAAAGGCATCGTCGAACTGTCTCGCGAACTGATGGCGATCTCCAAGAAAGCCCGTGACGGTAAGCTGACCGCAGGCGAAATGCAGGGTGGATGCTTCACTATCTCCAGCCTGGGCGGTATCGGGACTACGCACTTTGCGCCGATCGTTAACGCGCCTGAAGTCGCTATTCTTGGCGTGTCTAAGTCTGCGATGGAACCGGTCTGGAATGGTAAAGAGTTCACGCCGCGTCTGATGATGCCGATGTCTCTGTCCTTCGACCACCGTGTCATTGACGGTGCTGATGGGGCTCGCTTCATTACCATCATTAACAACACGTTGTCTGACATCCGCCGTCTGGTGATGTAA
- the lpdA gene encoding dihydrolipoyl dehydrogenase: MSTEIKAQVVVLGAGPAGYSAAFRAADLGLETVLVERYSTLGGVCLNVGCIPSKALLHVAKVIEEAKALAEHGIVFGEPKTDIDKIRLWKEKVITQLTSGLAGMAKGRKVKVVNGLGKFTGANTLEVDGENGKTTISFDNAIIAAGSRPIQLPFIPHNDPRVWDSTDALELKNVPGRLLVMGGGIIGLEMGTVYHALGSQIDVVEMFDQVIPAADKDVVKVFTKRISKQFNLMLETKVTAVEAKEDGIYVTMEGKKAPAEPQRYDAVLVAIGRVPNGKNLDAGKAGVEVDDRGFIHVDKQMRTNVPHIYAIGDIVGQPMLAHKGVHEGHVAAEVISGKKHYFDPKVIPSIAYTEPEVAWVGLTEKEAKEKGISYETATFPWAASGRAIASDCADGMTKLIFDKETHRVIGGAIVGTNGGELLGEIGLAIEMGCDAEDIALTIHAHPTLHESVGLAAEIFEGSITDLPNPKAKKK, encoded by the coding sequence ATGAGTACTGAAATTAAAGCTCAGGTAGTGGTACTTGGTGCCGGCCCCGCGGGTTACTCTGCTGCATTCCGCGCGGCGGATTTGGGTCTGGAAACCGTACTGGTAGAGCGCTACTCCACGCTGGGTGGGGTGTGTCTGAATGTCGGTTGTATTCCTTCCAAAGCTCTGTTGCACGTTGCTAAAGTCATTGAAGAAGCTAAAGCACTGGCGGAACACGGTATCGTGTTCGGTGAACCTAAAACCGACATTGATAAAATCCGTCTGTGGAAAGAAAAAGTTATCACCCAACTGACCAGTGGTCTGGCGGGTATGGCAAAAGGCCGTAAAGTTAAAGTGGTTAACGGTCTCGGTAAATTTACCGGTGCTAACACACTGGAAGTTGACGGTGAAAACGGCAAAACGACGATCAGCTTCGATAACGCGATTATTGCTGCGGGTTCACGTCCGATCCAACTGCCTTTCATTCCTCATAATGATCCGCGTGTATGGGATTCTACCGATGCGCTGGAGCTGAAAAACGTCCCAGGACGTCTGTTGGTGATGGGCGGCGGTATCATCGGTCTGGAAATGGGTACCGTTTACCATGCTCTGGGTTCACAGATTGACGTTGTTGAAATGTTCGATCAGGTGATTCCAGCGGCTGACAAAGACGTTGTCAAAGTCTTCACCAAACGTATCAGCAAGCAATTCAATCTGATGCTGGAAACCAAAGTGACGGCTGTAGAAGCCAAAGAAGACGGCATCTATGTGACGATGGAAGGCAAAAAAGCGCCAGCCGAGCCACAGCGCTACGATGCAGTTCTGGTTGCTATTGGTCGTGTACCGAACGGTAAAAATCTGGATGCAGGCAAAGCGGGCGTGGAAGTTGACGATCGCGGCTTTATCCACGTGGATAAGCAAATGCGCACTAACGTGCCGCACATCTACGCTATCGGTGACATCGTCGGTCAGCCAATGCTGGCGCACAAAGGTGTGCATGAAGGCCACGTTGCTGCTGAAGTGATCTCTGGTAAGAAACACTACTTCGATCCGAAAGTGATTCCTTCTATCGCCTATACCGAACCGGAAGTGGCGTGGGTTGGTCTGACCGAGAAAGAAGCGAAAGAGAAAGGCATCAGCTACGAAACCGCGACCTTCCCATGGGCGGCATCTGGCCGTGCCATCGCGTCTGACTGTGCTGACGGTATGACCAAACTGATTTTCGACAAAGAAACTCACCGTGTTATTGGTGGTGCGATTGTCGGGACTAACGGTGGTGAACTGTTAGGCGAAATCGGTCTGGCGATCGAAATGGGTTGTGATGCAGAAGATATCGCACTGACTATCCATGCGCACCCAACGCTGCATGAGTCTGTTGGTCTGGCTGCTGAAATCTTTGAAGGTAGCATCACTGACCTGCCGAACCCGAAAGCGAAGAAGAAGTAA
- a CDS encoding LysR family transcriptional regulator → MDSLNGFVVFVQVAETRSFVAAGRLLGVSASAVGKSVARLEEKLGVRLFHRSTRSITLTAEGSLFLARSRRILAEIEAAELELSQTNAVPRGRLRVSLPLVSSLVLPVLGEFMREYPEIELDLDFTDRMVDVIEEGFDAVVRTGNPVDSRLTARRLGTFGFLLVASPDYLARRGTPKTPADLMQHACLHYRFPNSGKLEPWALRLAPNGPELPLPTSMICNNIETRVCFALQGLGIAYLPDFSIRELLAKGLLQPILNDYVERSGVLHVLWPASKHPSPKVRALVDFLCARVFPSSNG, encoded by the coding sequence ATGGACAGCCTGAATGGCTTTGTGGTGTTTGTGCAGGTAGCCGAAACGCGTAGTTTCGTTGCTGCGGGTCGATTACTGGGCGTGTCAGCATCTGCGGTAGGTAAAAGTGTCGCACGGCTCGAAGAAAAACTCGGAGTGAGGCTGTTTCATCGCAGTACACGCAGCATCACACTGACGGCTGAAGGCTCACTGTTTCTGGCGCGTAGCCGACGTATCCTGGCCGAAATCGAGGCGGCAGAGTTGGAACTGTCGCAAACCAATGCCGTACCGCGCGGACGCCTGCGGGTAAGCCTGCCATTGGTTAGCTCACTGGTGCTCCCCGTACTCGGCGAGTTCATGCGCGAGTACCCCGAAATCGAATTGGATCTGGACTTCACCGATCGAATGGTCGATGTCATTGAAGAAGGGTTCGATGCCGTGGTGCGGACAGGCAACCCCGTTGACTCACGGCTCACTGCTCGCAGACTGGGCACCTTCGGTTTTCTGCTGGTGGCATCGCCAGACTACCTTGCTCGGCGCGGAACGCCCAAGACACCTGCCGACCTGATGCAGCACGCCTGTCTGCACTATCGCTTTCCTAATAGCGGCAAGCTGGAACCGTGGGCGCTGCGGCTTGCTCCCAACGGACCAGAGTTGCCATTGCCCACATCGATGATCTGCAACAACATTGAAACGCGCGTCTGTTTTGCACTACAAGGGCTGGGCATTGCCTACCTGCCGGATTTCTCTATCCGCGAACTGCTGGCCAAGGGGTTGCTACAGCCGATCCTGAACGACTATGTGGAACGCAGTGGCGTCCTACATGTATTGTGGCCCGCGAGCAAACACCCGTCGCCAAAAGTGCGAGCACTGGTGGATTTCCTCTGTGCGCGGGTGTTTCCCTCATCTAACGGGTAA
- a CDS encoding serine hydrolase domain-containing protein, translating into MITPVFPLCTDVPPAHCSARIQSVVQQALDEQRLVGSVVLVARNGELIYQQAAGWADRERARPMALDAIFRLASVSKPIVSVAALALVAQGRLDLDEDITRWIPTFQPRLPDGCPARITVRQLLSHTAGLGYRFFEDHADGSYARAGISDGMDASGISLDENLRRIASVPLQYVPGTAWGYSLATDVLGALIERIYGTSLDEAVHQLVTEPLGMWDTGFVVRDPLRLTTAYVNDTPQPHRLTEGEVVSPFEGAIGIAYSPARIFDTQAFPSGGAGMAGSAWDLLRLLEALRKGEGVPLPDVLIEEMGRDQIPGLALPNAPGCGFGLGFSVLRDPQLAESPESSGTWRWGGAYGHSWFVDRTQGLSVVAFTNTMYEGMSGRFVTDLRDAVYGALETVQ; encoded by the coding sequence GTGATAACTCCCGTATTTCCCCTGTGTACCGATGTGCCGCCAGCGCATTGCTCTGCCCGAATTCAGTCCGTCGTCCAACAGGCATTGGACGAGCAGCGTTTGGTTGGTTCCGTCGTGCTGGTAGCGCGCAACGGCGAATTGATTTATCAGCAGGCTGCCGGATGGGCTGACCGGGAGCGTGCTCGCCCGATGGCGCTGGACGCCATTTTCCGGTTGGCTTCGGTAAGCAAGCCCATCGTCTCCGTGGCAGCGCTGGCGCTTGTGGCGCAAGGTCGGCTCGATCTGGATGAGGATATTACTCGCTGGATACCAACGTTCCAGCCCCGACTGCCCGATGGTTGTCCAGCACGCATTACCGTGCGACAACTGCTCAGCCACACCGCAGGGTTAGGCTATCGTTTTTTCGAGGATCATGCGGATGGCTCCTACGCGCGAGCGGGGATTTCAGACGGTATGGATGCCTCCGGTATCAGTCTGGATGAGAACCTGCGTCGCATCGCCAGCGTTCCACTGCAATACGTGCCGGGAACAGCCTGGGGCTATTCGTTGGCAACAGACGTGCTGGGCGCTTTGATTGAACGCATTTACGGTACATCACTGGATGAGGCGGTCCATCAACTGGTAACCGAACCGTTGGGCATGTGGGATACGGGCTTTGTGGTTCGTGATCCTCTGCGCCTGACTACCGCTTATGTGAACGACACCCCGCAGCCGCATCGCCTGACTGAAGGTGAAGTCGTTTCTCCTTTTGAAGGGGCGATTGGTATTGCGTACAGCCCCGCTCGTATCTTTGATACACAGGCTTTTCCGTCAGGTGGTGCTGGCATGGCGGGAAGTGCGTGGGATCTGTTGCGCCTGCTGGAAGCTTTGCGTAAAGGGGAGGGTGTACCGCTGCCTGATGTGCTGATCGAGGAGATGGGACGCGATCAGATACCGGGTCTGGCATTGCCAAATGCACCGGGCTGCGGCTTCGGCCTCGGTTTCTCGGTTCTACGCGATCCGCAGTTAGCCGAATCACCGGAATCATCAGGCACCTGGCGCTGGGGCGGTGCTTACGGTCATTCATGGTTTGTTGATCGAACACAAGGTTTGAGCGTGGTGGCTTTCACCAACACGATGTACGAGGGGATGTCGGGGCGCTTCGTCACCGATCTGCGTGATGCGGTGTATGGCGCGTTGGAGACAGTACAATGA
- a CDS encoding MFS transporter, producing MTASMTDTRRDSLPIASLLALATAAFITILTEALPAGLLPQMAQGLAVSEAWVGQTVTIYAIGSLVAAIPLTAATQGVRRRQLLLAAIAGFVVANTVTAFSGSYLLTMTARFLAGVSAGLLWALLAGYAARMVPEHQKGRAIAIAMVGTPLALSLGVPAGTFLGNLIGWRMCFGMMSGLAVILMLWVRVQVPDFAGQPAGKRQSLGTVFIVAGVRPVLCVVLAFVLAHNILYTYIAPFLAVAGMVTQTSLVLLVFGITSLFGIGIIGVLIDRHLRALTLACSALFCLSALALGVAGDVQAVVYTAVAIWGLAFGGAATLFQTAVVRTAGEGADVAQSMLVTVWNMAIAGGGIIGGVLLERLGVAAFSPVLLVLLLIALVVVWPARQHGFPATRR from the coding sequence ATGACCGCCTCAATGACGGATACACGTCGTGATAGCTTACCCATTGCCTCATTGCTGGCGTTAGCCACCGCGGCCTTCATCACTATCCTGACCGAAGCGCTGCCTGCGGGGTTGTTGCCACAAATGGCGCAAGGTCTGGCGGTGTCTGAAGCCTGGGTCGGGCAAACCGTCACTATCTATGCTATAGGTTCTCTGGTGGCCGCGATCCCGCTGACCGCCGCGACGCAAGGTGTGCGTCGTCGCCAGTTGCTGCTGGCAGCTATCGCAGGTTTTGTTGTCGCCAATACGGTTACGGCGTTTTCCGGCAGCTATCTGCTGACGATGACGGCGCGTTTTTTGGCCGGCGTTTCTGCCGGGTTGCTATGGGCGTTACTGGCAGGCTATGCGGCGCGTATGGTGCCTGAGCATCAGAAGGGGCGGGCTATTGCGATAGCGATGGTAGGCACGCCATTAGCACTGTCGCTCGGCGTGCCCGCGGGCACCTTTCTTGGCAATCTAATCGGTTGGCGAATGTGCTTCGGTATGATGAGCGGTTTGGCCGTCATACTCATGTTGTGGGTGCGCGTACAGGTGCCTGATTTTGCCGGACAGCCGGCAGGCAAGCGGCAGTCTCTGGGGACGGTGTTCATTGTGGCAGGTGTGCGTCCGGTGCTGTGTGTGGTGTTGGCCTTCGTGCTGGCGCATAACATTCTCTATACCTATATTGCACCGTTTCTCGCGGTGGCAGGTATGGTTACACAGACTAGCCTGGTGCTATTGGTATTCGGCATCACATCACTGTTCGGCATCGGGATCATCGGCGTGTTGATTGACCGCCATTTACGAGCTTTGACGCTTGCCTGCTCGGCATTGTTCTGCCTGTCAGCACTGGCGCTTGGCGTGGCAGGTGATGTACAGGCGGTGGTCTATACGGCAGTGGCCATCTGGGGACTTGCCTTCGGCGGCGCGGCGACATTGTTCCAAACGGCTGTTGTCAGAACGGCTGGAGAGGGAGCCGATGTGGCACAGTCTATGTTGGTCACGGTCTGGAACATGGCTATCGCCGGGGGCGGTATTATCGGTGGTGTTCTGTTGGAGCGTCTCGGCGTTGCCGCATTCTCTCCGGTACTGTTGGTGCTGTTATTGATTGCGCTCGTTGTGGTGTGGCCTGCCAGACAACACGGTTTCCCTGCGACACGGCGGTAA
- a CDS encoding dienelactone hydrolase family protein — MNLNTLRSSVWLLAALLASPSLMANDMIPHSQIAAGQAVTDEGLPSFYPQLKQQMTYSDSWLSGNFTDFSQWQSQARKTLRSLLLTPDSTKDFVPQVIEKQDRGSYTAEKVAFNLTDESRVDALLLTPKSAGPHPAVILLHDHGAKFDIGKEKMIKPWGNDEQLASAQAWADKFFTGRFVGDELAKRGYVVLAVDALGWGSRGPIKYEQQQALASNFFNLGRSLAGLMAYEDMRATDFLASLELVDKQRIGVVGFSMGAYRAWQLAALSDKVAATAAVSWIGTYDGLMTPGNNVLRGQSAFYMLHPGQPTRFDFPDVASVAAPKPMLLFNGGKDKLFPTKSVEDAYAKMHEVWQSQRADNKLQTKIWPELGHVFYQEQQEEVFSFLDQWLKP; from the coding sequence ATGAATCTGAATACCTTACGCTCCTCCGTCTGGTTACTGGCTGCGTTGCTAGCCAGCCCTTCACTGATGGCGAACGATATGATCCCTCACTCTCAAATAGCGGCGGGGCAGGCGGTGACGGATGAAGGGCTGCCTTCATTTTATCCGCAGCTTAAGCAGCAGATGACCTACTCGGATTCCTGGCTATCGGGAAACTTTACGGATTTTAGCCAGTGGCAATCCCAGGCGAGAAAAACGCTGCGTTCGCTGCTTCTGACGCCAGACTCGACTAAAGACTTTGTGCCGCAGGTGATTGAAAAACAGGATCGCGGCAGCTACACGGCAGAGAAAGTTGCCTTCAATCTTACCGATGAAAGCCGTGTGGATGCACTGCTCCTGACGCCAAAAAGCGCGGGGCCACACCCGGCGGTGATCTTGCTGCATGACCACGGTGCCAAGTTTGATATCGGCAAAGAGAAGATGATTAAGCCGTGGGGCAATGACGAACAGCTCGCTTCTGCACAGGCGTGGGCCGATAAGTTCTTCACCGGTCGCTTTGTGGGAGATGAACTGGCGAAGCGGGGCTATGTGGTACTGGCCGTAGATGCGCTAGGTTGGGGATCGCGCGGGCCGATCAAATATGAGCAGCAGCAGGCGCTGGCGAGTAATTTCTTTAATCTCGGGCGCTCGCTTGCCGGTCTGATGGCTTACGAAGATATGCGGGCGACGGATTTTCTGGCTTCGCTTGAGCTGGTTGATAAACAGCGTATTGGCGTCGTGGGGTTCTCGATGGGTGCCTATCGTGCCTGGCAGCTCGCCGCGCTGTCCGATAAAGTGGCGGCAACGGCAGCGGTGTCCTGGATTGGCACATACGACGGCCTGATGACGCCGGGCAATAATGTGCTCAGAGGCCAGTCGGCATTCTATATGCTGCATCCAGGGCAACCGACACGCTTTGATTTCCCCGATGTGGCGAGTGTCGCTGCGCCAAAACCGATGCTGTTGTTTAACGGCGGCAAAGACAAACTGTTCCCGACGAAATCGGTTGAGGATGCTTACGCCAAAATGCATGAGGTGTGGCAATCCCAACGGGCGGACAACAAGCTGCAAACCAAGATCTGGCCTGAACTGGGACACGTTTTCTATCAGGAACAGCAGGAAGAAGTTTTTAGCTTTCTGGATCAATGGCTAAAACCCTAG